One genomic window of Parasteatoda tepidariorum isolate YZ-2023 chromosome 9, CAS_Ptep_4.0, whole genome shotgun sequence includes the following:
- the LOC122272373 gene encoding uncharacterized protein, whose protein sequence is MKGLVTLCFVISWTVICGTVLAQNDVDYESDKSQDDLEELSRLLKEEELFKTNLKRLYNVLNDDDGEEAWETCEDKELKCPTKTSKCAGGPNTFYCACEDGYKPKSGNEINNKEGCVGK, encoded by the exons ATGAAGGGCCTGGTCACGCTGTGTTTTGTGATCAGTTGGACAGTGATTTGTGGTACAGTGTTAGCTCAAAATGATGTGGATTATGAAAGTGATAAAAGTCAAGATGATTTGGAGGAATTATCCAGATTGCTAAAAGAAGAAGAACTATTTAAAACCAACTTAAAAAGACTTTATAATGTTTTGAATGATGACGATG GCGAGGAAGCTTGGGAAACTTGTGAGGATAAGGAATTGAAGTGCCCTACTAAAACTTCGAAATGCGCCGGTGGTCCAAACACTTTCTATTGTGCATGCGAAGATGGTTATAAACCTAAAAGTGGAAATGAAATCAACAACAAAGAAGGATGTGTAGGCAAGTGA